The Brachypodium distachyon strain Bd21 chromosome 4, Brachypodium_distachyon_v3.0, whole genome shotgun sequence nucleotide sequence CTCTCCTTGTCCAGGATGGAGTGGACGGGGCACATGCATCTCTCTGCCTCTACGAATTCTGTTGAATCATTTTCAGGGAGAGAAAGAGTTTATGTAATGAGTAATTCTGTAGGAAAGTACTACAgcatttcctcttctttttcctgcAATGTTCTCAATTTGTTAAATTCATTCATTTCTGGACTATGGATGTAGAAATTTGTCTTGTGTTATTGAAGGTTTGCTCAATTGCTTTTTACAAGTGTCGGGCATTTATCTCTAGGCATGACACCTGACGTGTTTGTTGTGCTGTTCTTCAATCAGGTTGAGGGCATCAAGGATGGGTTGGGTTGCAAGAGCATCTTAAAAGATGAGGAATGTCGAGATTTGTGTTGCTGATTGCTCATCGTTAGTCCCATGATTTGCATTTGCATTGGAACTATTTACTAAATTACGCATCGAcgccacctcttcttctcttgTGATATCATCAAAAATTTCTCGACTGAGATATCAGTCATGCTAGAGCTAAacactactctctccgtttcataattcttgtctcaaatttgatcaaaaatggatgtatttatttctaaaaggtgtctagatacatataatatttcgacaagaattatggaacggagggagtattacttGTTATGAAGATACTGCGGTCAGATGGATAAGTAACACGAAACATGCTGCTGTAAACATGATTTCCTCTGCATTTATGTGGTCCAGGCTTGATGAAGAAGCGGAAAATGCTGCTCTAAAATGCGACAAGTGCATTTGCTTCGGAAATATTTACTAAATCATGCATCGACATGACACTAAAATTCGTTTCATAGTATCATGTACCCTGTCTGATCTGTGTCAGTGAGTTGTTGTCCAAGGCAAAAAAAAGCACCAAAATCTTAAATCGGCATGTATATGACATGAATGCAGATTACACATATGGTTTATGTGCATGATGCCAGCCATGATAGTTCTATTGCTTCCATATTTTAAATGCAAAATTGGTGCAACTAAGCATTTTTTTAGTAGGAATCGAATACGATTTTGGACTGAACTTGTCTAGTCGCGATATCTTCTTAAGAAGTCATTAGTGGATTATTGGTGGATTCTTGTGTAAATGACTTACTTGTATCTTTATATGTTTCTTGGTGCGGCTCTCCATTGTCTATCATTAGCTTGTGTCTACTTTCTCAGGTGGTAATGGTCCATTTGCTACTTCTGATCTTTGGATGTCCTTCGCCGATGCTTGTAAGCATATAGTCATGCGAGCTACGTTATCCAATATTCTCTTGGAGAACAAGCCATAAATGTGTAGTTTTTTGCTGCGGTTATATAAATTGATATGTCTATTAGTGATTCCAAGAGTTGCTTGCTTAACTCttctaatgaaaatgacacgcaCTACTTGGGTGCGGTTTTGAGAAAAGGAGTTGCTTGCTTGCGTTTACAGGTAAAACTGCTCGGACTAATCTGTTCCAGCAATTGTGTCTCTGTTTTCTTGTTGTTACATGAGATCAGCTATCAGGTTTTCCATTAGACGTGCTACTTTAAAGTATAGCTTCAGTTGATCTACCTTGTTGCATATAAAATAACATGATAAGGAGATGGATATTTGTAGTATATACCTCATGCCACTGTTTCTGTGAATGCCTATGATGTACATTCCATCATCTTCATATTTGTGGGCTTCACCAAGAATCCAGTTTGAGTAAATGTGATGCTGGGAAATCTTATGTGTGGTGTGTGGTTCGTTATCTGGTCGATagtattaaaaataataatcttaTTTGACATATTGTTTATGTACCTGTGTTAACTCTTCGCACAATCTCTCCAAGATACATGCCAGAAATCATCTTCTCATATATCTgaggaaaagaaagggaatCACAAAGCTACACATAGTTGGGAATAACTAGAATAGATAAGCGAATACAAATACCTGTTCCCCAGGATTCAAACTTTCAAAATCCAAGGCCCTGTCGTATTCGGAATGACGAAGCTTGTCTGACTTCAAGTTTCCCCATTCCATGCTGATTGCCTGCAGCATATCGAAGATCCAAAATCGGAATGTTACATAATAGACCTTAGATCCAAAATCATACGTCACAGTAGTTGCAGGGGATATATACGACTGAACAAGATCCAAGAACCTTCAGTATTCGAAGCATACAAAGGAAGTCAGGCAGTAATCATGTTTCGTGATCTATCGGTAGTAGTCCGTTCCATTTTggaactagatgatgccccgcgcGTTGCGGCGGGACTCATAGCATGCATTTTAGTTAGACAGTCGATAAATATGATCAATATAATGATGAAATAAAAGGCTAAAATTCTACAAAATGGTACTTGTAATGTAGCACATCCCCAAGACGAAAGGATGGAGTGAAATAAGAGTCAATTGTGGAATCCTTCAGCTTGGTTGATACACTTTATCTGGCAGTTTCTGCAAGAAGCAAATTATGATCGACTTGTTTGTTCCGTGCAACAACAAACACACCGATGGAACAAAAGGAGTAAACGATATGGTTGTGTCATTTGAAGTAAATTGTCTACTTCACTAACATGCTCATCTTGGTGTTGAACACTGTTTCTGAATACGATCTGacttcaaagaaaaatggataaaTTAGACTCCCTTACCTTTTGTGTGTCTGATGCAACTGCATGTACCATGAAGAAAAACTAAGTAGATTTTTTCTTAATTCACACCCAACGTAAACAGGGAGCAAAAAAGTTTCAGAGCTGCCTCTTACCTTTGTATGCAGCAAAAAAATCTCATATCTGATTTTTGTATTGTGCCACAATTATCTACCGAAATGACCACATACAAAAACTGATTAATACCTTTGCCATCTAAAATAACCACGGGAGCAGAAAACACAGGAAATCTTGAACTCATCGTACCAACTTGCACAACGAAATAAGGTTCAACTATATGTTCTTCGGAGCCAACAAATCTTCGGAAGAGGCAAATCCTCAAACACATTCAGTGCAGGAGATGGGGTAACCTGGGCAAATAATCAAACACCTTGCAGGGAGGTGGGATAACCTGGCAGCGACAGAATTGACGGGGCAGAAAGTGCTGCCAGGAAGATGGATTGAAGTCAACAATCAAAACCAATTTGCTTAATTGCAGCAATTTAAAGCAAAAGGGCAAGAAGTCAAGAACCTGACTTTGGATCCGAGAAGGCAATCCTCCTGCACCGGCCAGGACCCAAGCCAAAACATCCCGCCACCGACACACGGCGGAGCACGTCGTGAAGTGCCTCTGGCATGGTCAGCAACGTCGGTGGAGTAGACCTCCCCAGAGTTTGCGACGGAGATGCTGCGGCGCGCACAGGAGAGGTCAAGCCGGTGCCCGTGCTGAAGAGGCATCGCAAGGAAGGACAACGTCATCAAGAAATGAAGCGTCGACGCGTACGACGAAGCCGCGGCATACGAACATTGCATATCATGGGGGCTCCGGCgcggtcgcggccgcggcaAGGAACGCCGGGTAGGGCTCGCCGTACGCACGGAAGTCGAGGACACGGAAGCGCTCACGTAACGCCGGGTCGATGTCCGCGTTCatccggcggaggagcaggatgTGCTGCTTGCCAATGCTGCCGTGGTGGACTCACATATATTTGAGACTTGAGAGCCGAGGAGTCTTCGCTTAATAAATGGGAGGAGTCAAAGCAGCCAGCCTCTGTGGGGAATACGAAGAGGAAGTGGGTGAGAAGAAGCAAGATGCTGAGATTTATTTCTTGGACATAAATTCTGGTGGGCTGAGAACATGGCCCAAGCGCCTGCTGTGGCGAAGCCCATGCTGGAACACGACGCGACAGGCGTACGGTTCACTCGCGTATGACACGGGAACGGAATGGCACGGTTCGCTCGCGGGACTGACACGGGAAAGAAACGCGGTAGATTAGTGCATGGTTCATTAGTGGTGATGACGTGGCAAATTGCGGAGGTGGATAGGTTACATGTTGAGAGAATCAGATCAGTGGGTTGCCTCTTCTTAGATATAGAGGATTGCATTTGCATGCTCCACATACGCTGCATCTGTGCCAGTTCCCAATATCACAGCAGCAACGACATCATTATCAGCATATATCCCACCAGACAATGCCTGCAATATCATTAGCCTGTGCAAAAAATGTGGCAACATTCCACATTTCATGAggttgaaacttgaaagtaCCTGGTGAAATAACAAGTGGACAACCTTTGTGTTCCATCAACATAGTGAATCTCAAAAATCAATGCCAGCATCAGAATGCATAGAAAGTGACAAAGTCTGAAAGCCAGGCATTGAACTGCTTAAGATGCTAAATTACTTAAGGACCAAATGAGTTTTAATTAGCAGAGATGTAACTTTCATATCAAGCCCCTGCCTCTCCATAGCCCTGCTCAATTCAGCCACAACGTCTTCCCCAACCTGAGTTCACAGCAATCAATCATACAGAGCAACACTACATCAATCTATTATCTGTTAGGATCTGTACGGAGCGGAATCAGGGATTTGGAGGAGTGGAGGCCGGCTACGGAACATGTTCTTAGTTTCGAACGTACGTTAATAATCTGAGTGGCATGGTTGGTTTAGTTCATACCTGCTGCTGtaggaacggcggcggcggcgaggaggagcaccaccAAGATCTTCGCCATTGCTGTCTGCTGATCGTCGACGATTTAGAGGATTAGTCGAGAGCTACGGGTGGATAACGGGATGCTTCTTGTCTTTCTCTTGCAGGCTCGTGGCTTGATGTTTACGGTCGTTCACCCACATCGTGGATTTCCTCCCCAGGATAGAAAAGGAAGCCGCGTCCATTTCAGAATAAACAGAATAAGGACAACTTCACGGGCAAGTTCAATTCCctgaatttgaatttaaacCATACAAGTATTAATATAAAAAAGGAGCATGCCGTTACATTGCCAGCTCAGGCCGATGCCAACACCATCAggtagcaaaaaaaaaaagtatgaatGTCATTATACCCAAATGCATTGAGACTGAGACTGCAGTACAGTTTTTGTACAGCGTCGTTGCATTGTGCGTGCCCTCTCTTCCTGCACTTGTTTTTGCAGAAAACGGTTAATTTGTTGCGACAAACCCTCGATCGGGCCGCTCCGACACGTCGTTAACCAGCGGCTCGCTAATGTCTCTCAACTCTCTCAATCCGACCCCTTGTCCTGCAAGTCACATGGCAGCAAAATGGTGCCTGCAGGTTCAGTTTTGTGCCAGCTGCGAGATGTTAATTTTGGTGTTACATGCACAACATAAGGCATAATTTACATAGGAAGCTGAAGCAGTGGCAGATTATTACTGGTACTTATTATTTTTCATTGTTTGATGGTGGGAACAACCAGTCACTGTAATGTTACCTTCTCTACGATCTTTTGTCAGGgcaaaattttggcagggcaAACCTTGGCTAAATCCAAACAGCCCCTATACAGACTAGTTCAGAATGGGTGGAGATGTGCAACAACCAGCCAGCATTACATTTATTTCTTATCTAACATTTTTGTCTTGATCTTTTTATGTCTTGTAATTTCACTACGATCAAGCTTCAGAACAAGTCACTGTAATGTTACCTTCTCTTGTCAGATTCTTCTCTCACTTGTATTAATGGGCAGTGGAGTGGAAAATCCCATCCACATTTGCTTTTGAGTTGAATCTTCTCTGCTACGTAAGTAGGTTATTTTAAGATAGGTACAGGTACATACATAAATTTGCTGTTCATTTACcccagagaaaaaaaaatactcctgTTCATTCTTGTGATCCTCTTAGTATTCACTGTGTTCCACCAATGGGCTTGGTTAACTGTAAAGGACACAAATTTATGTATTCCGTTCAACTTTACTACTGAAGCTGCAACCTTGCATAGAAACAGTGTCAAACAAGACTGAAACAACTGTGGGTTTTTTTTCCCCTTGTGTTCACTGCGAAGGCTGTACGGTACAGGCTGTAATTCTGAATTCTGCAACATCAGTTCAGGCCATGGTTGTTCCCTTATTATTATTACGTTGTTGTTGTGTTTTGCGGGTCATTATTGTTACGTTGTTAATATCCCATAAACAAAATCAAGTAAATAGAAGAGCTAACCTTCCTGAAACTTCTGTTCTGTTTCATTATTCAGTTTTGTCCACACTTGTCGGGATTAATTTATCATGTTCCTTATGGTGCTTGCAGGCTTGCAACATGGCATGGCAGCTAAGCACTTGGGGAGAATGAGGATCTGTAAGCACATCAGCTGAAGGGTCCTCCTGGAAGGTCAATGATAGCAGTGTACCATTGTCGCCGACATCCTTATTCTGGGCTACATTGTTGAGTGTTGATTGTACGTAGTGATTTTGGCGTTCTGCTGCAGTTTGTCCATCATCCATTGTCGACATCTGGCAGAATGCTTGGCCTCCTGCAGAAGCTCACCCCGATTATACCATCTGAAACTCTCATTTATGACTGAACTCAGCCCAACAATTATAAAATTGATCATAACATTGCCTCTTAATCGCTTGTCGCAACATAAAACAAAACGACAGTATTTTTTGCTGCATTTGTGCAGTCCTCCCCACTAAGGCAATACAACAGGATATCATCAATATCATATAACAAATTAACATGATTCGACTAATTTAAaacatactccgtatatgtTATTAACTCTTAGTTAAGGACGTCACATCTTCACATTCAGGTGTAACAACCTTCCCTGATGCCCTCATCAAAGACCTTCTATACCTGTCACTCTTAGTTTTGCCTGCTCCTTGGAAGGTACAGGGGAACGACGGTCATTTTGCTTCTCCTTTTTGCTCTGCTCGATCAAGATATTTAAACTAGAAGGGTGGGTAAAGGAGCAACAATATCCTCTTCCGCAGTCTCAAGAGTGTCATTTGTGACCTCGACAGATCCTGGATTCAGTCTTGAGGATTTTCTCCTTGCAGATTATCTGCAGATGTTTAGGCCAATAATGATGTGATTGCCATGTTCCAAACTTCCAGTCAGAGAGTTGAGTGCATTGGTGGATAGTAGGGAAAGGCGAGCAGACAAAGTCACAAAGTCATAGTACAGGTGAACTGAGCCTGGTTTAGGTGGTGTGGTTTCATATGGTGGAACCAGCTCATCCAGATTCAAGTCCTAAACCTTGACGCGAGTGCTCACATTTAcctggatttattttttgatttAACCGAcgctattctttcagtggtaggtgacaTATCCGTCAACAGCGAGGGGCAtgcggtgacttcgtcaatctctcaagaacTGCCGGCTCAGTCTCTCGAAGGTACTCATAGGGATAGTGTGTGCGTGTGTacgttcataggggtgagtgtatgCGCGTGTGTGAGCGACTGCATTTACactgtgtttctaaaaaaaaaagtacagaTGGGCTGGGCTGTTTTTAAGAAACCCACGAGCACTGAAGTCCGGCCCAAAATGGGCCGTGCCCGCAACCAGGTTTGGGGCATGTATGGGCTTCAGCGTTTTGGGCCGGGCTGTTTACCATTTGTCTTTTTCgtctttttattttctagCAGGCTACTGGGCCGTGCAAGGGCCTGTGTTCCACCGTTGCAGCCCAGTTAGAAGTGGAGAGGGCCAGCCCGGGcccctagttttgaaaaccggaccggtgaTCGAACCGACGAGGCTCTCGGTTCTGGTTTTTCCGGTCGAACCGCCGGTTGACGGTTGAACCTTTCTGGTTTTTTAGATACAGAATACTATATTCTAATTAAAAAACGCTGCAATAAACATGGCCCAACCGCCCAAGTCGGCCCAGGTTGGCCCATTTCTAAGTTGAAGGCCCAATGGTCAGGTACTCCGTCTGTTTTTCTGGTAGACCATGTCCTCACCAGACAACGATACATCGGGAGTCTTCCTAACCTAGCCGCCAGAGCTCGATCGTCCCCAACTTCCCGTCTCCTCCCTCTTGCTCGAGCGATCAGGGTGTTCAGGCCGTCAGGGGAATCTCCTCCCTCTTTCTTTACGGGAAGGGAGCAGGAGGCGGGAAGCGAGCTGggggacggcgccggcgctgacGGCCGCGGAATCGGTGAGGACCGACGGAGCGCCGCCAGGAGGCGGGCGAGGCGGGATTGCGGGAAGGGAGCGACGCCGGTGGCAGGCGGCCGCGGAATCGAGCGGCGGGCCAGGAGGCGGGCGAGGCCGGAagggagcggcgccggcggcgggcggccacGGAATCGCCCGACGGCGTGCGGCCAGAAGCCTCCAATTTTGGAACGGGAACTGAACCGGGCGGGTCGGGCCAAACCGCCCGGTTCACCGGTTTTCGACAAAACCGCCCGGTTCACACGGTTTTCCCCGGTCTGGTGTCCCGTCCGGTCTAGTGCGCTTAACAGACCGCATTAGGCTTCGGTTCCGGTTTTTTCCGGTCGGACCGCCGGTTctcggttttcaaaactaggccCGGGCCGGTCTGTTGGCCAGCTGTATGTAGGGCTGGGTGCATTGTGACGGGCTGGCTAACTGGGCCTCGCCTTAGAGTTAGGAAATGGGATTGATGGACCTGGtaatgttctaaaaaaaaggtcatTTCAGTTTTGTCCTTTACTGGACCGGGGACCAAAGCTAGCCAGTTAACAGGGAGATGAACTACCCCTAAAAACACAAGGAGATGAAATGCCCTCCACTAATTGTGGGCTATCGACTGGTGCTCTGCTGAGGTGGAGTTCATGTCACGGTAGCAAATGGTAGTGAAATCAATGAAGCGGATTTTGGTGTCCTGGGCTAGTGTAATACTCGATATCTTTATATTCTTATAAAAGAACCAATCGGTGGTAATGGTCCGGCACCTCTTCTATTGTAAAAAACCCTTTCTCACCTTCTGTtgtcaagaaacaaaaaaacttcTCATCTCTTTGTAATGCAAACAATTAAATTTATTGCAAAAGACTGACAAGATGATGATGTTCATCACTAAAGTTGAAATAATATTAGGTCGTGTCATTAATATATAATAGTGATATTAGCCTAATTTGTTTTATCCATAGCAACGCATAAGTATTTAGCTAGTATCACTGATGTGGCGAATATCAATTGGAGCCGATGGGAGTAGACTGGGTCATCTTAGAGCGCGAGAAAAATACCGATTAACCAATGATGGAAAATGATTGATTAATTGATTGCGAACCTCTAAGCCCAGTGGTTCTAGACGAGACTCAATAAGAGCGTGGCGTATGGTCCTGAAAAATTGTGTGGGGCATACCCGCAAAGAAAACATAATGTGGGGCtctagcaaaaaaaacataatgcGGGGCAGTTATTATTATTAAAATAAGATGCGTACATTACCCCAGATGTCATTTGGGCGACTACGTGGAATGGAACAATCAAAGAAGATTTGGTGCGGGGGTTCCCATAATAGACCCATAACGCAACATCTGTCTCATGGGCCGGAATGATGGACCGTGTGGAACGAAAAAGGCCACGTCGGCTgatgaataaaattatttCACGGCCCATGAAGTCGTGCCAAATCAAACCAGTGCTTTCGACCGAATAGCATAGCAGGGAGTGAGTTGATTAATGCAACAGAAGGCTCTTGGGATGTTCAGAAGCTCCAGAATAATTTTCTTTCGATGGATGTTGAGGCCATCCGTAATATTCCAATAAGCACAGTTAGCTATGGAGACTACTGGGCGtggcattttgaaaaaaagggATGTTTACAGTGCGCTCCTGCTATAAGATGATTGTGAGCACTAAGAAGACTAGAGAAGATTGGCTAGACAAGAAGCCAGCGTCCAGCTCTAACAAATCGGAGCAGGCCTGGAAGCGTCTCTGGAAGGTGAAGCTACCCTCGAAAATGCGCGTTTTTGCATGGCGTCTAGCGCAAAATTCGCTGCCAACTCGTGATGTTCTTAATCACCGACATATGGACGATTATTCTCTGTGTTCGATTTGCCATACTATGATCGACTCGTGGCGGCACTCACTGGTCGAGTGCACCATGGCGCGATGTGTTTGGGCTTTGGCAGATGAGCAATTGACAGAACACCTCTGTGCTTCGGTGTGCCCTAATGCGAAGGAGTGGTTGTTTCACCTGATGGAGACTGTGTCGCAAGCTGAGTTCATCCAAATTCTACTTACTTTGTGGGCAATATGGTCAGCGCGCCGAAAAGCTATACATGAATCAATCTTTCAGAGTCCAGTAACCATTTATGGGTTTGTTGTTAAATTGATGGCAGAGCTTGAGGTCTGTCAGGTTGCTTCaccggcgcggccgcggctgATTGCGGCTACTGCACCGCGGTGGATTCCTCCCCCGCCAGGCTTTCTCAAGTTTAATACTGATGGTGGCGTTTGCAAAGCTCAATGCAAAGGGGCGTCAGCTGTTGTCTGTAGAGATGAGAAAGGAAGGTACCAAGGATCGTCGGCTCGAGTTTTTGAAGCAATCACAGATCATGCCACCCTCGAGACGCATGCTATATGTGAAGCTCTATCTCTGGCCAAGGATATTCATGCACAAAAGCTTTATATCGCATCTGATGCATCAGTGATGATCAAGGAGATTATTGAAGGTAGTAGTGGCCTCGAAGACCCGTCTTCGGCACACGAGTGATCTCCCTCGGCACTCTAGGGCCGAAGGTCTCAGGGAGGTGCCTCACCCTGGCGATCCTCGGTCGGCCGACCTCTGGAaggtggccaagatcaaggaggtgtccgccgagaggagctttcgtgacctcatggaggagatggtgatggcgggatgtttcatgatgaggagccgTCCGAGGTCCGAGATTGGGATCCCTCGATCTTTCCGTCCTCCACAGCTCGTCACCGCATGTGAGTGGCGCTTTTCTCCCCTTCGTGCTTTGATTGTTTTCCCTTACGAAGGTACTCAACAAttttggcttgtctttttcagcgatgttttccgaggagagggcggcgttgtgggccgcgcagctgataggtccgtatAGCGGACCGGAGCACCGCGActacgagaccaagatcagcgaggggagatgccacaacatcatcgcgaagtgcttcgggaagatggtgccgaTGCGACAGGACCGGAAGCTTGGTCGCCTTCTCcgagtgggcgatcgctactcccgcttggctACACCATTGATGTTGGCGGTGGGGTCCAAGTTACGGGACTCTTGTAGGAAGGCGAAGGTGGGAACAGCGGTGTTGGGCTT carries:
- the LOC106866636 gene encoding uncharacterized protein LOC106866636; this translates as MLRILKAISMEWGNLKSDKLRHSEYDRALDFESLNPGEQIYEKMISGMYLGEIVRRVNTAHKYEDDGMYIIGIHRNSGMRSTEIDVHATIILTKIVNCVTPWFGTPSKRFLGIWCKILIILVYNFNIAHVCCFPEPFRSKMPAAHFGKV